ACTGTCCCAAAACCCATTAATGCGAAGTTTATGTATGTCAAGTGCCCTCTCAGTTCATAATGGGAAGTAAGTGTTGGGGGTAGGGATCAAAACTCGTTCAAAATTGTTGTTGGTGACAATTCCCCTTTTGTCCGCATGTGAGGTTTGTGAGTGAAAGATTGTGATTTTCTCACAAATGTTTTTTGCGGACAAATAGCGTATTGTAATTAATTTAATTTGAACGGAGAGGGAGTTTTTCTTGGAACTACCAAAAACGATGGAAACCTTCGAGGGATTATTCAGTTGGGTGGGCTTTTCTTGAACAAAAATGGCTCATCAATCGTGTTATTAGTTATCAGATAAGTATTAAAGCTCAACTGCCAGAAAAAGGTTCAGAGAAAGCTTTTTCATAAGGGAAAGTTTAGGAATAATATGTTAGTGTAATTAGTGTAAGGGATCGAGAGAATAAACATAGGAGGATTAAACCTCATGAGAAATGACCAAAAAAAACCAGAAATTAAAGATTCTTTCAAATCCTTCTCTTAACAACACTGGAATTAAACAGATACTAAAAAGCATCACAAAAAATGGAATCAAAAATCTGGTTAATTTTGTGCTTGATATCTCGAGTAGGACAGCAGAAAGTGAAAGCTCAATAAGCAAGCATGAGAGTTATTATTAAACTCTTGTTGATTTTTGTCGTTCATTCAATTAATTATCATGATTGTTGCAATTTCGTGCAACTAATTTTATTCTTATGCAACTGACCAGTATGCATGGGGGGTACAACATGACACTCGTGAAATTCAACTCAAAAAAAGGAGAAACGGATGTAATGAATGGGGGGATACCCCCTACTGAGTACGGTGCAAATTTTCACCCAGTGCACCATAAGCTGGTTATTGAAAATGAAGATAGGAGAAGTTCACCAAACCAAAAGGTGCAGAATGGTGCAGAGTTTTTGGAAATTGTGCAGGAATATGAAGACTTTAAAAGAGTCATTGATAAACTGTATTCAGGACTTCCTCTGAAGAAGAAGTATGAGGTCCTACCGATAATAGCTCTCTTGCTCACTGATCAACCTCTTACTAAGGAAGAAGTGAAGTCAAGGATTTCAGATTTGATCATTGACTTTCAGTTACCATACCACGAAGGGACAATCAGAAACTCATTGTCAATTCTTTCAAGAAAAGAAATGAGCAATTTTATCCGAGAAATTAACGAGCTTGGGATCAAAAGATATGAGTTAATTCCCAAAGTCAAGAATTATTTGATCAGACTCCTTATGAATAAGAGTAACGAACAGCAACCAAGCGATGGAAACTTACTCACACTTGCTGAAGAATTCTTTAAGAGAGTAGTTAATGAGGATGGACATAAGGGTTACGTTGAACAACTGAAAGAGAATATTGTAATTAAGGGCAAGAAAGAGTTGATTATTGATTATGAAGACCTGGTATCATATGCCCCAGAACTTGCTGAAAAACTCATCGATACCCCAGAGAACATTTTAAGCGTACTAAAAGAAGGATTAAAAGTTGTTTTTGATGAAGAGCTCCCAGGGGTTAAATTTCCAGATGTTGAAGTGAGAGTCAGAAACTTGATTAAAACCCTAAAACCAGCGGAAATTGACTTTAAAAAGTTTAATGAGAAGTTTATCCAAGTTAAGGGCATTGTTGGGATGATATCACAGCCCGAACCGTTTATCACAAAGGCAAAGTTCGTTTGTAGGAAATGTGGTTATGAGATGATAGTTCCTCAAAAATATCACTACGATTACTTATTAAAACCCGAAGAATGCTTGGCGTGTAGCTCGAAAGACATCATGCTCGATAAAGCTGAATCGGACTATGAAAACTTCCAAATATTGAGAGTTCAAGACCCTCCAGATGAACTTAAACCTGGAGAATCTCCAAAATTCTTGGAGGTGATTTTAACTGGGGACTTAATTGATAGCACAACCCCTGGTGACCAGATTCTCGTTACTGGAGTTTTAAAAATGATACAGCACAAAAACGAACGAGATCAAAAACAAAAACCAGTTTTAATAGCAAATTACATTGAGTCCTTCAGAAAAAATATTGAAGAAATCGAGCTTTCAAAAGAAGATGTTGAAAGGATTGTCAAGGAAGCTAAGAGAGAGGATTTTGTGGAGAGATTAATTGATAGCATTGCACCTGAGTTAGTTGGAGAACAAATGAGGATGGTCAAAAAGGGAATACTGCTGTCCCTACTTGGGAGCAGTCCCTTGAGGATAAAAGGCAAAGTGAAGAGGAGCAATATTCATATTCTTATCATTGGAGATCCAGGTCTTGGGAAAAGTGAACTGCTTAACCGTATTGCTGAAATTGCCCCGAGAGCTGTTGTTGCAAGTGCAGAGGGGGTCTCAAAGGCGGGATTTACTGCTGCAGTTGTTTATGATGAGCTAGCCAGACGATGGGTTGTTGAAGCTGGTGTAATGGTTCTTGCTGATGGGGGCTATGCTCTGCTGGATGAGCTTGAGAAGATGAACGATGAAGATAGGAGCGCTATTCATAGGGCCATGGAACAAGGAGTTGTCGAGATCCACAAGGCAGGTGTTAATGCCACTTTGAGGGCAAATGCCACTGTTATTGCGGTTGCGAATCCTCAATATGGTGTCTGGAACTTTAACAAGCCTTTAATTGAGCAGATTCCATTACCACCTACACTTTTGGACCGTTTCG
This genomic window from Thermococcus alcaliphilus contains:
- a CDS encoding AAA family ATPase, with protein sequence MKFNSKKGETDVMNGGIPPTEYGANFHPVHHKLVIENEDRRSSPNQKVQNGAEFLEIVQEYEDFKRVIDKLYSGLPLKKKYEVLPIIALLLTDQPLTKEEVKSRISDLIIDFQLPYHEGTIRNSLSILSRKEMSNFIREINELGIKRYELIPKVKNYLIRLLMNKSNEQQPSDGNLLTLAEEFFKRVVNEDGHKGYVEQLKENIVIKGKKELIIDYEDLVSYAPELAEKLIDTPENILSVLKEGLKVVFDEELPGVKFPDVEVRVRNLIKTLKPAEIDFKKFNEKFIQVKGIVGMISQPEPFITKAKFVCRKCGYEMIVPQKYHYDYLLKPEECLACSSKDIMLDKAESDYENFQILRVQDPPDELKPGESPKFLEVILTGDLIDSTTPGDQILVTGVLKMIQHKNERDQKQKPVLIANYIESFRKNIEEIELSKEDVERIVKEAKREDFVERLIDSIAPELVGEQMRMVKKGILLSLLGSSPLRIKGKVKRSNIHILIIGDPGLGKSELLNRIAEIAPRAVVASAEGVSKAGFTAAVVYDELARRWVVEAGVMVLADGGYALLDELEKMNDEDRSAIHRAMEQGVVEIHKAGVNATLRANATVIAVANPQYGVWNFNKPLIEQIPLPPTLLDRFDLIFPLITITEVKEREKLLKEIYGSMIGQNNQESNYYDAEFIRKFIVYARKTVNPVLSEETFKKLLEYDKTLFKRLKKVGGSLKLPISFRQFESLIRLSLAHARLNLREKTTEEDAKAAIELYEWCFRRLVPEEELDVLVITHGKSTEMLALENKVMELVKLLDTGEGVREDEVVEEIVRETSEFSKREIKDVFDRLHSEGKLSFLGFRGSVRWWKARE